In Ignavibacteriales bacterium, the following proteins share a genomic window:
- a CDS encoding O-acetylhomoserine aminocarboxypropyltransferase/cysteine synthase, which translates to MSNQQSPSYKFETLQLHAGQKKDTATNSRAVPIYQTTSYLFDDADHAARLFGLEEFGNIYSRIMNPTVAVFEDRVAALEGGIGALATSSGHAAQLIALTTIAQAGENIVSSSNLYGGTYNQFKVTFKRFGIDVHFTDSNEPSDFKKLIDKKTKALYVETIGNPRLDIPDIAALAKLAHANGIPLVVDNTFGMGGYICRPIEYGADIVVHSATKWIGGHGTSLGGVIVDSGKFPWNNGHFPAFTEPSPGYHGLIFWDKFGAGSPTGNIAFILKARVEQLRDLGAALSPFNAFLLLQGLETLSLRAERHCQNSLAFARWLKKSPSVSWVWYPGLKDHPSYSNARKYLRAEHFGGIVTFGIKGGIAEGKKLIQALKLTSHLANVGDAKTLIIHPASTTHQQLSENEQKAAGVTPEMIRVSVGLEHIDDIIADFEQAFRALA; encoded by the coding sequence ATGTCCAATCAACAATCACCGTCATACAAATTCGAGACACTGCAGCTGCATGCTGGCCAAAAGAAAGATACAGCCACCAACTCGCGCGCAGTCCCTATTTACCAGACCACCTCATATCTTTTTGACGATGCCGACCATGCGGCACGGCTCTTCGGTTTGGAAGAATTCGGCAACATCTACAGCCGCATTATGAACCCCACTGTTGCGGTATTCGAAGACCGCGTAGCAGCTCTTGAAGGAGGCATTGGCGCGCTGGCAACTTCATCCGGACACGCGGCACAGCTCATCGCTTTGACGACAATTGCACAGGCGGGAGAAAATATTGTTTCTTCCAGCAATTTGTACGGCGGCACGTACAACCAGTTCAAAGTGACTTTCAAACGATTCGGCATCGATGTTCATTTTACCGACAGCAACGAACCATCCGACTTCAAAAAACTTATCGACAAAAAAACAAAAGCGTTGTATGTTGAAACCATCGGCAATCCGCGCCTGGATATTCCCGATATCGCTGCATTAGCGAAACTTGCACACGCGAACGGCATCCCGCTTGTCGTCGATAATACATTCGGCATGGGCGGCTACATTTGCCGGCCTATAGAATATGGTGCGGACATCGTCGTTCATTCTGCAACAAAATGGATTGGCGGGCATGGTACTTCACTTGGCGGTGTCATTGTCGATTCCGGAAAATTCCCATGGAACAACGGGCATTTCCCCGCATTCACCGAGCCAAGTCCCGGATACCATGGTTTAATATTCTGGGATAAATTCGGCGCGGGCAGTCCTACAGGAAATATTGCGTTTATTCTGAAGGCGCGTGTTGAGCAGCTGCGCGATCTCGGCGCCGCGTTGTCGCCATTCAATGCATTTTTGTTGCTTCAGGGATTGGAAACTCTCTCACTCCGCGCCGAACGTCATTGCCAGAATTCTCTTGCCTTCGCGCGCTGGTTAAAAAAATCACCATCCGTCAGTTGGGTCTGGTATCCTGGATTAAAAGATCATCCCTCATATTCTAATGCTCGGAAATATCTTCGCGCGGAACATTTTGGCGGTATTGTTACGTTTGGTATAAAAGGTGGAATTGCAGAAGGAAAGAAACTCATTCAGGCATTGAAACTGACAAGCCATCTGGCAAATGTCGGCGACGCAAAGACGCTCATTATTCATCCGGCATCAACAACGCATCAGCAGCTTTCAGAGAACGAACAGAAGGCGGCAGGTGTTACACCAGAAATGATTCGCGTCTCGGTTGGACTCGAGCACATCGACGACATCATCGCCGATTTTGAACAAGCATTCCGTGCTCTTGCTTGA
- a CDS encoding C45 family autoproteolytic acyltransferase/hydrolase: MKNRLILFCLFVFLLPNFLYTQTNNPLTHEQKSWLSKANRHENNGWIYLHIEGEPRERGFQHGYLLAKEIKESIRVLSEAWKYESAMEWKWLVHEAGRMFTAKVDTENLVEIDGIVEGMDANGDSTSRDEIVALNSYMELIWYWWPTVKNTVSPNSPDPKKQSCSSFIATGSMTADGGVVLGHNTMTDYYYPLFNIILDIHPDIGHRMFMQSCAGFIHSGTDFFVTNAGLVGSETTISNFFPFDEKGVPEFVRMRHATQYASSIDEWCEMMKKGNNGGLANAWLIGDVNTNEIARLELGLKYVGFEKKKDGYFVGSNVVEDLKILRFETKTAETNIRSSDVARRVCWKQFMGKNKGKINLKLAKMFIADHFDTYLKNNNPGMRGLCAHCELDPQLTTRSNPFIPIGTLDGKVVDSKMAKKMSFLARWGSACGRAFNAKKFLEEHSQFEWMAGLLKDRPTQPWTEFRAGEK; the protein is encoded by the coding sequence ATGAAAAATCGACTTATCCTTTTCTGTTTGTTCGTTTTTCTACTTCCAAATTTTCTTTATACTCAAACAAACAATCCTCTTACACATGAGCAAAAATCTTGGCTTTCAAAAGCCAACCGTCACGAGAATAACGGCTGGATTTACCTCCATATTGAAGGTGAGCCAAGAGAACGTGGTTTCCAGCATGGATATCTACTTGCAAAAGAAATAAAGGAATCGATACGAGTATTGAGCGAGGCATGGAAATACGAAAGTGCTATGGAGTGGAAGTGGCTTGTTCATGAAGCCGGAAGGATGTTTACTGCCAAAGTTGATACGGAAAATCTTGTCGAAATAGATGGAATAGTAGAAGGGATGGATGCAAACGGTGACTCCACAAGCAGGGATGAAATTGTAGCACTCAATAGTTATATGGAACTGATTTGGTATTGGTGGCCAACAGTGAAAAATACAGTATCACCCAATTCGCCGGATCCAAAGAAGCAATCGTGTAGCTCGTTCATTGCTACGGGAAGTATGACTGCCGATGGTGGAGTCGTACTTGGACACAATACAATGACTGATTACTATTATCCTCTCTTTAATATTATACTGGATATCCATCCCGATATAGGTCACCGGATGTTCATGCAATCCTGTGCAGGCTTCATTCATAGCGGAACAGATTTCTTTGTAACAAACGCCGGTCTTGTCGGATCGGAAACAACAATTTCTAATTTCTTCCCATTCGATGAAAAGGGCGTTCCCGAGTTTGTTCGAATGCGTCACGCCACACAGTATGCATCTTCAATAGATGAGTGGTGTGAGATGATGAAAAAGGGAAACAATGGCGGGTTAGCAAATGCATGGTTGATAGGTGATGTCAATACAAATGAAATTGCCCGGCTTGAGCTAGGATTGAAATATGTTGGATTTGAGAAAAAGAAAGACGGCTATTTTGTTGGGTCTAATGTTGTTGAAGACCTAAAAATCTTACGCTTCGAAACCAAAACAGCCGAAACAAATATCAGATCGTCGGATGTTGCCCGCCGTGTTTGCTGGAAACAATTCATGGGAAAAAACAAAGGCAAAATAAATTTGAAACTTGCGAAAATGTTTATCGCCGATCATTTTGATACGTATCTGAAAAATAATAATCCCGGTATGAGAGGCCTTTGTGCGCATTGTGAACTCGATCCACAGTTAACGACTCGTTCGAATCCTTTCATTCCTATTGGGACTCTTGATGGAAAAGTTGTCGATTCAAAGATGGCAAAGAAAATGTCTTTCCTTGCACGCTGGGGTTCTGCCTGCGGAAGAGCATTCAATGCGAAGAAATTTCTCGAAGAACATTCGCAATTCGAATGGATGGCCGGTTTGCTCAAAGATCGTCCAACGCAGCCGTGGACAGAGTTTAGAGCTGGAGAGAAATAA